The Raphanus sativus cultivar WK10039 chromosome 6, ASM80110v3, whole genome shotgun sequence sequence ttgaatatttgctgcTATCCAtctatatttattactttatattatgttatacCAAAATTTTCATAAAGATCATATCACTAATATTGTTTACTAAGTTATTTAACATAATTATGGACTCTAAATTTTAGAATAACATGAATACCAAGTCCTATTTTTCAGTACTACCCAGAAATTAAATTTACTTTAAGAAATATTAGATGCATCAATTATTGTTTACGAATAGAAGATTATTAATTGATATATTTGAAGAATAGGTTCCCATAAATTTGTACCATGATgtagttttcaaattaaaaatatctagaGGGTATTTTTACCGACCGAGCATAGATGATAATTTAGTTATTCATTATtgtccaaaaaatatatataaattttaaatgtttaattacTAACGCGAATGAAAATACTTTTCACTGATTTCTGAGAACACAAATATCACAAAAGTTTCTAAGAGATTCACAAAAGAATTGATAGAAAtatttactattacaaaataaaaaatatcttatttccAATTTCTCATAACTGAGAACAGAAATGTATTTTAAGAAATTGTTGGGGTTTTACGAAATTCATCGAGCAACAAAGCTGACCAATTTCAATCAACAAAGACAAAGTTTAAGTTTTCAATTGGGTATTAAAGATATTAATTTTCTGTCTAAAATGagaatagaaaaaataaaaaatggtttaaaatacatttagttggatatcatttttaaaaaaattactcaaTGAAAACTACTATAGCATTTGAGTTTATGATTAGTAATTATTGTTTGGGTTTACTATTTTGGGGGTTAGATTAAGTTTATGTTGGATTATTTTGCTcgataaataatttaaagaaCACATAAAAATAGATATCATACTTAAAATagtgttaaattatatttattatttggttCATATACTAATAGTTgtaatttctaaaaaatctgaaattttctaattattaatttatcagatTATATGATTTGTTGCTAACCTATCTTATTCTTTTACACTAAAATTATGAATCTGTTACATTATATACATGAATCATCACTATTCACGATAATCACTCAAATTAAATTCATATAACACTTTTGTataaaattacttttatttaaataaataaataaaataacattcaCCAttcaaaagaattaaaatatcattcacAGTTTAAAAGGACTAATAGTTGTAAAGtatgtaatatttgtatttatttattttgaaaatctcaacaatatatcatttaaaatgattatatacaaaatataatagtgTACAACTAACCTTTAGTTTAAGTGTTCTTTACAAAACATACTAtttaaaactttgaaattttgataattcattaaagatcataaataagaaataagttttaactatatatttaatgtttattttttaattataagaaaatataaaaaatctcaCCAATACTTTCagctttttaataaaataatgcattagtttaataaaaaaacaaaactcatcTAATTTCCAAGCTTAAAAATAATTgtgtaattttctaaatttctattgaacatacaaaatattttataagcaaccattttactctttttattaGTTACATGCATTTAATAACTATCAGATTTCATATAATTGTGGGAAATATAATACTCTAATCCCAGACAAAATCTAAacttatgatttaaaaaaattaacaatttcaacacttatccgcgcgtagcgcggagattgaatctagtaataataaaaatgtgtgGAAAACGTCAAACTCGCTACTAAGGGAAAATCAAAGACAAAGTCAAAGACATATACAGAAGAAGCAACCCAGTTGTTTCTCTCCTCTTATTCGCTCTCTTTCAGAGCAAGGAAACTTGTTTATGTGGTTTACAAGTTCTTAGTTTTTGTGAAATTTGAATCTTAAGCTCACTTTTTtgcctctctttttttttccctctcAGGATTGAGGCTATCACATTGTGACAAATAGACAAGTATAGATACAGTTGGCTTTTAAGAAGAGGTTAGTATGTCACACACATATGCTTGTATCAGCTCTTGTATACATTTGTTTTCTGTTAACCAGGAGGCTCACAACATTAAAACACAATTGGAAAAGTCAGATATTTAATGATTACCGATACCCGGAAAGATTTGTGGAAAGAATGTATCCATGGTTAAGGGCGACAATTTAGAAACTTAAAGCTTGACGTGGTTCAGTCAccgattttttattattctgaTGAAGACATATCAAGTAGACAGGTGgggacattaaaaaaaaaagtggaagAGGTGATGAGATTGCTCCTGAGAAATCAAGAAATGAAACAAAGATGATGATTagaaaatttcaagaaaaacGTAACTACAAATGTTATGATGGCCAGCCTCTTTTCTGTGGCAATGGACAACATTTTTATTGACTTAAGGCGCAAGTTAGGGCGGGTTCCTTTGGGATGGTCTTTGTTTTATACTATTTCAGTAGACGTTTTGACTTTCATCATTGATCTTCTTCCCTGTCTCTGGGATTAAtcctaagaaagaaagaaaagactGGTTAAACGGAAGCATATGAAATCTTGTGTAAGGAGACTGGACAAGCCCTCGTAGCTATAAACATTGAGGTAAATTAACTCATAAAGATATCAAGAATcgtattttttttacaatgacCGGTACTGGTAGGAGTAAGAGAAAGACCGAACAGGGAATCTTGCCATTGAGGCTCTTGGTTGGTCCCCCTCCCCCCCATCCACCTGACATTATTTGAATTGACAGTGCAACAAACCGAACAACCAAGTCAAAACacaatacattttttattagcAACTTTCCACAGAAAAACCTATAAATGACCGAAGCCTAATACGTGTCCATGTAAAACAAAGGTTGGCAAACTATTGAGTTGGGAGATATATAGGATTGGTCAGAGCACAAGTACTCTCGACATCATCCTCCTCTCTTCTCCAAATTTGCAGGTAAttttctctctgtctctctctcttcatcttcttacCTCCTAACCTTTTTCTGTTTCCGTTGTGTTCCAAACTCTGtcctaaatctctctctctctgccttTTCTTTCTGGTTCTCCTCCAGATCAGATTATCCCCAACCAGCAGTAGTATCAATGGCGTTCTGTGGACTCCCCTTTCCCCTCATGAATTGCATCAAACCAAGTTCGAACAAGAACGGTTCCCAGGTCAAAATTAGGTTCTCGTTTATTCCGGAGACTGTTGAGTTTGctgtggaagaagaagaagaggtggCGACAAGACTTGCCATGCAAGAAATCATGAAGAAAGTAGAGGGGATTACGGAGAAAATCAAGGAAGTTGGTGAAACTGCggctaagagcatctccaatgacACTCTATTTTCTCCTCTATAATTCCcacaaaaatagagtaactccaTTATAAAGTAAGTTTTGCTCCAATGGTTTActatataatagagttacttTATTTTTGTAGAGAAAATAGTGTAAACCcatttttttactctatatttggagtgaAATAATTGTTTCACTCTATTTTTTCcacaaaaatagagtaactctattatagagtagaCCATTGGAGCAAAACTTACTCTGTAATagaattactctatttttatgAGAATTATAGAGGAGAAAATAGAGtgccattggagatgctcttaagtGTAGCAAACTCGTTGCTTTGGAGAGACTTTTGGTTCTCGAGCACATCCTTGGCTTACCCATCAACTAGGTCTACTTGAAAGAGAACTTgccttaaaaaaaaagatcatcaaTGGGATGGGGACATCAAAGTTGTTAGAGCATGTTCGGGCTTTTATGTTGGGCTTCTACCACTGGTTATGGAATTTTAATTTAGGCTTTTCAGGTCTCCTATGGGCTGTCCATTTGAAAGGAGGACtggttttaaaataatatgcatatttatgtgtgtgtatatgtgtttctcttcattctttttcatttaaaatttgatattttaccaataaattttcaatttacGTAGATTATCCATCGAGCAAATTATATCATCATGCTTTTTCGTCCctttattgatttttataagATCATGCTTGTGTAGttgttgtgtgtgttttacAAACATGGAAATCAGAAAATATAAGTTTCTagaaagaatataaaaatgataaaatatcgTTTTACCCGCCTTTGAAAATATTCGTGTACTTGGTAACTTGGAATGGAAAGTAATATAGATTAACGGTCAAGGAAAGGGGAGTGGGATGATGAACAGAGAATAAAAGTCAGTAAGTAGGCTTCTTCGTTCAACTGGGGAAGGTAGCTtcgtaaaataaaatgaaaagaaatcaaaccttctttatttattacaaaaacaacCAAAGAAAAGACAGACCCCACGAGAAATTTAAGTAGTTGGAGCCTCTCGTGAGAGCTTTGGTCGgtaaaccaaacaaacaaaaagtagACAAAACCCTCCTTAGATATCAACTCCCCAACACACTCTCTCACACACACTCATCGATTCCAATCTCTCCTCTTGCATTTACGTGGCGACTCGTTTACGTGTGTCCTCTCAAACAATTATTATTTACTCAACTGCCCTTCGTTTCCCACCTTTCCCGTGTAGTTGTCttcctttttagtttttttttttggtaacaaacttcctttttagtttatatattgaGATTCTCCAAAACGCAGGTCAAAAGGTTCTGAAAGTAATTAACTCTGCGTCAGTTTTACCTTAATATGTGATTAAATAAGATTAACCCTTTGTTCTAAAGCATATATTTTTAACACCTTTCTAAAGCATATTCTTAGACACTTAATTCTAGTTATAAAACTACTATATACGTAACGTACATATATGAATTCACcatgttttgtctttttaaaCATGCatatatcattaatattttactttaataaatatgttttctttgtaaCTAATTTTGAACAGATGTTTTTTTGCGACGGAAAATTTTGAACAAATGTTGACAACTGCATGTTCTCCAAACACTATTCGGTCTGTCGTGTCCAATTACTTGAATATTTCCCATTGGCTTAATGTTTGAAAATAACTCTATCTAATATATAAACCTTaataaccaagaaaaaaaacagagatggTGCATGCACTTATCTAAATCTAcgtgttatatatatagaacaCCACATTTTAGAAGATAATacagtttttaataataaactcGTTTGAGTATTACAACAATTCCATACAATCGAACGGgtatttttagctattttggCAAATTTAATTGCTAAAATCATAGTAAACTCaaattttaagcaaaaaaataaaatcaaagtaaacaaaaatagaaagcAGAGTGGACAAAGATGACTGGTCTCGAAGACTTCGCGTGTTAACAAGATTTTCTCCAGGATTGGACGGCAATGCGTAGCGAGTCGCTTATGACGTCGAAATCTTAGCTTTCCACGTGTACGATCCATCATCAGCATTAGCCCATTAGCTTACccatataatgttaattcccGTGACATGATAATCTAATCTAGATTTCATTATCTATTAATTGTATTATGAGAGAATTTGCTCAATTTAATTACACAAACTCGGCAAAGcgtgtatcttttttttttcatctaatAATTTTGAGTTGATGTGCAATATAAAAAtcatccactacaagaaaacgcgtCTATAACGACGACTCgttacgaggaaattatttcctcgtaaatttacatgGTGTTTACGACGATGTTACGAGTAAATAAATATTCgtcgtaaattcgttgtaaagttacaacgaaaatgtttcgtcgtaaacccaatgtaattttacaaggcttttacgtggaaagcccaattcgtcgtaaactcattgtaaatatacaagtcatttacgacgaatcatgtaaccgttagttttggtgaaaacgtgcatatagtgtggtttaaagtaactaacttcgttgtaaaatcATTGTACATTTACGAGTGATTTACGTGGAAAGaccaattcgtcgtaaactcattgtaaatatacaagCCATTTACGAGGAATCATGTGACCGTTACTTTTGGTGAAAACGTGCATATAGTGGGGTTCAAAATAaactaacttcgttgtaaattcgttgtaaataaGATGTAAAAACGATGTAAAAGCAAAGTAAAACATTTCGTTGTAAAATCCATGTTATACCTTCACCTACCACTTACGAAAATcgtctatatatatgatcatttctcaattcaaataacacacaaacgaaatcaaagaaaaaaaaccagaaaaaagaaaaacaaatggctGATGGCTTCAATATTTACGAGTTACGAAGTTGGATGTATTCGCATAAAGATGATTCCGGTAGAGTGACGGATGCATTTCTAAGCGGGCTAGAGACATTCATGCACCAGGCGGGCTGTACACCGATCACGcaggaaagcggtaagatgttctgcccttgtcggaaatgcaagaattcaaaatttgctCGTAGTGAAACTGTATGGAAGCACTTACTAAACAGAGGATTTAcaccacaatattatatttggtatcaacATGGGGAGGGTTATGGTggaaatgaagctagtagtagtaataattttgaagctgctggtaatagtgaagaaccgaatcatttgcataatgaatctagttatcatcaggaggagcagatggtagatcatgatagggttcaagacatgattactgatgcatttttagaaacaactactacaatagctcatgaaactggaaatgtagaagaacctaatttggatgcaaaaaggttttatgaaatgttagatgctgcaaatcaaccaatctacactggttgtagagaaggtctctctaaattgtctctagcagctaggatgatgaacaTTAAAACGGATCATAATTTACCTGAGAATTGCATGGATGCTTGGGCGGagttgttcaaagagtatttgccagaagacaacgtgtcagctgaatcttattatgagattcagaaattggtttatagtcttgggttgccttcggagatgatagatgtttgcatcgacaactgcatgatctactggaaggatgatgagaagttagaagagtgtcgattctgcaagaaaccacgattcaagccgcaaggacgtgggaggaatagggtaccgtaccaaaggatgtggtacctacccaTTAAAGACAGGTTAAAAAGATTATACCAATCGGAGAGGACTGCTGCATGGATGAGGTGGCATGCTGAACATGTCCAGAAGGATGGCGAGGTCGCTCACCCATCAGATGCAAGggcgtggaaacatttcaacAAGGTATACCCAGATTTTGCTGAAAATATTCGGAATGTCTATCTTGGGTTATGCaccgatggatttagtccatttggtATGTCTCGGAGACAGTATTCTTTGTGGCCAGTTATTCTTACGCCGTACAACCTGCCGCCGGATATGTGCATGGAACAAGAAtttctattcttgaccatattaatcccTGGGCCGAAGCATCCAAAACGGTCGTTGGATGTATTTCTTCAACCACTGATGGGGTAAAAACTTATGATTGTTCCACGAAAACCTATTTTACGATGCGAGCAGTTCTGCTGTGGacgataagtgactttcctgcttatggaATGTTGTCTGGCTGGACAACTCATGGAAggttatcttgtccatattgtcatGGATCTACGGATgcttttcaactgaagaatggtagaaagagttgttggtttgattgtcatcgtcgatttcttccTGTTGCCCATCCTTACAGAAGAaataagacattgtttaggaaaACACAAAGTTGTCAGAGACAGTCCTCCTCCATATCTCACAGGCCAGCAGATCGAGGAAGACATTGATTATTACGGAGCTCAGAAAACTGTGAAGCAAGGAGGAAACTGGCATGTTCCTGGTAATATGCCTGATGGGTATGGGGTTTCTCAcaattggcataagaaaagtatattttgggagctaCCTTACTGGAAAGATCTTCTTTTACGCCACAACctggatgtgatgcatatagagaagaacttttttgacaacatcatgaatacaatactgAACGTCCCAGGaaagacaaaagataacaaaaagtcAAGGATGGACTTACccgatatttgctcaagaagtgaGTTACATATCAAGAGCAATGGAAATGTTCCTGTTCCCATCTTTCGATTGTCATCAGAAGCGAAGTCAACTTTGTTTGACTGGGTTGCATCAGAAGTGAAGTTTCCTGATGGTTACGTTTCAAATCTGTCAAGATGTGTTGAACGAGGTCAAAAGTTCTCAggaatgaagagtcatgattgtcatgtgtttatgcaacgactacttccatTCGCTTTTGCTGAGCTCCTTCCAACAaatgtacatgaagcacttgcaggtaaatattaattaataatatacatatatatatatatatactatgaaaTGTTACTAATTTGAGTTATATTTGCAATATGCAGCGATCGGAGCTTTCTTCAGAGACCTTAGCACACGTACGTTCAAGGAAGAAGTCATCGAACAACTTCATGAGAACATCCCGATCATAGTGTGCAACctagagaagatatttcctccatcattttttgacgtcatggaacatCTAGTTGTCCACCTCCCGTACGAAGCATTACTTCGCGGACCTGTTCACaatggatggatgtatccaTATGAGCGCTCTATGAAACATTTGAAGGGGAAAGCAAGAAATCTTGCAAAGGTGGAAGGTTCGATTGTGGCTGGAAGTTTGACAGCAGAAACATCTAACTTCACATCATACTACTTTGCTTCAACGGTTCGTACGAGGAAAAGAGTTCctagaagatatgatgatggtggagtaCCACAATCTTATGCAGTAGACGGTGTTCCTGACATTTTCTGCCAAATTGGACGGTTTGGTGGTAAACTGAGAGAAGTATGGTGGTCCAGTGATGAGGATAAGCATAGTGCCCACACTTATATTCTGCTCAACTGCGAGGATGCTGTCATGCGTTCTTTTGAAAGGTAAATAATATTCATGtgtattatatgatatgatgttaattaattatatgatatgatgcatTTGTTTAATTTGCAGCTTGTTTGTATCTCAAGTTGAAGAAGCAATACCAGGAATATCCGGAACCGAGGTGGATGCAAGGAAAGATAAGCACTTTGTCAAGTGGTTAAAAGGACaggtaatattaacatattaagtaATCTTTggtactattattattaatgtaaaattcTAACAGTGATGTATTAATTTGTAGGTTGATTATGACGATCCATATTATCCTGTATGGTTTCATGATTTGATCCAAGGTCCAGTagcaaaggtcaccacatcatCTATGTACTTCACACGAGGTTTCACTTTTCATACATATGAGTATGGGAGACGTCGGGCAACAAGCAACTACGGGatatgtgtgaaaggtgaaacagacttttacgggatcttgcaagagattattgaagtggaatttccagggtTGTTGAAGCTAAAATGTGTCCTCTTCAAATGCGAGTGGTTCGACCCGGTGGAGAACCgtggtgttcggtttaacaaatttggtGTTGTGGATATCCATTCTGGGAGAAGAtataacaaattcgagcctttcatcttagcttcccAAGCCGAACAAGTTAGCTTCCTTCCATACCCTCGCCTTCGAAGTTCTGGGATAAATTGGTTAACTGCTATCAAAATAACACCTCGTGGACGAATTGttgctggagaagaaccacctttgcaagaagaagatgcaatcaatgaagttgaggtacctgatcaacaaactgatgaaattcttttgatcgacccggataaccgtcaatatgaagatcttcccgaaGATGTGACGGATGAAGCACGTGAAGATGAGTTCGATAGAAGCGATGATGATCATTGTAGTGATGTTGATGAGAACTCAAACGATTCTTcatgatgtaaaatatgtaacaaatgttgatttttattagaagatcttattttcatatgtgtatcaaattctattttatataatatgcatttaaaaaaaatttggagtttatggtttcagttggAAAAAGAGGTTGAATGTGTAGAAGATATGAAAGTATAGATATgtaagtttggggtttagggattttgatTTTCGGGGTTTCACATATTTCGTTGTAAtttcgttgtaaaaaaaaacgcgggcctggtaatttcctcgtaaagtttaGGTTCGTCGTAACTTCGTTGTAAACCATGAAtcggggtttagggatttgatttgtgGTTTCAAAGATTCGTTGTAAACACGTCGTAAACAAAAAAAGCGGGCTTGGTACATTCGTCGTAATTCCTGAAAGCACGTgtcctcgtaaattcgtcgtaaactgaaacacgggcctggtatatacctcgtaaacccaaaaacgcgggcctggtacaTTCGTCGTAATTACTGAAAGCACGTGTCctagtaaattcgtcgtaaacagaaagacgggcctggtatattcctcgtaaacccaaaaacgcgggcctggtactttcgtcgtaaatccaaaaacgcgggcctggtataatcctcgtaaaattacgacGAACTTACGAGGaacatgttttctttatatatgcaaCGCCTGAACGAGGCTTCCTCGTTCATTCCtcacaaatctctctctctctctaaggtaactcctctctctctctagttagtttttttttaattagtttagatGGTTAGTATAGGGAATTAGTTTAGAgaattagtttagggaattagtttaggtggttagcatagagaatttaaaaaaaaataattaattaatagtgttgtgatttttaattattatttttttaaataatgtagaTCATGGCTCCTAGGAAAAAACCACCACCGACTTATCATGAGATGTTTGGCGACGGTACCGGga is a genomic window containing:
- the LOC130495910 gene encoding uncharacterized protein LOC130495910, with translation MRSFESLFVSQVEEAIPGISGTEVDARKDKHFVKWLKGQVDYDDPYYPVWFHDLIQGPVAKVTTSSMYFTRGFTFHTYEYGRRRATSNYGICVKGETDFYGILQEIIEVEFPGLLKLKCVLFKCEWFDPVENRGVRFNKFGVVDIHSGRRYNKFEPFILASQAEQVSFLPYPRLRSSGINWLTAIKITPRGRIVAGEEPPLQEEDAINEVEVPDQQTDEILLIDPDNRQYEDLPEDVTDEAREDEFDRSDDDHCSDVDENSNDSS